AAAATATTTAATAAAAAATGAAATCCTTAAATATACTACAACAATTCTTTTTAGAACGTTAAACAAAATAGGTGAGGTAAAGATTAATAAACATGAAAAAATATTTATTCATAAATGCAATTATTCCTGTGAAGTAGGTATAACTGAATTAAAAGATATAAAAAATGAAAATAAAAAGTTTGATAATATTTTTTAAGGTGAATCTATGGTTACGGGAATAGAATTTTATTATTATTTCGTTTGCAAACGAAAACTGTGGTTTTTTACACATGGGATATCAATGGAAGATGAAAATGAAGATGTAAAAATAGGAAAATTAATAGAAGAGAATTATTATAAGAATTCTCAAAAAAATATTATGATAAATGAAGAAATAAATATAGATTATATTAAGAAAAAAAATGTTCTTCATGAAATAAAAAAATCTCAATCTTTAGAAGAAGCAAGTATATGGCAATTAAAATATTATATATATTATTTGAACAAACGTGGAGTTAATATAAAATATGGAATAATTGACTATCCAAAAATAAAAAAAAGAATAAAAATTGAATATAATTTAGAAGATGAAAAAATAATAGAAAAAGTGTTAATAGACATTAATAATATAAAAGAAAGTAGAAATCTCCCTAAAAAAATAGACAATAAAATTTGTAAAAAATGTGCATATTACGAATTTTGTTATATTTAAAAAGAATATGAAAAAGACAATATATATATTTTCAAGCGGTAAATTGCAAAGAAAAGATAATAGTTTAATATTAATAAATAAAAATGGGAAATCCTATATTCCTATAGAAGTTGTTAGTGATATGTATGTTTTTGGCGAGATAACTATTAATTCATCATTACTGAATTTTTTATCCCAAAAGAATATTCTTATTCACTTTTTTAACTATTATGGTTTTTATACAGGAACCTTTTATCCCAAAGAAACTAAAATAGCAGGGAAGATATTAGTAGCACAAGTAAAGCATTATTTGGATAAAGATTTAAGATTAGATATAGCAAAAAGGATTATAAATTCAGCATCGTATAATATATTCCGTAATTTAAGATATTATAACGGTAGAAATAAAAATTTAGAGAAAGAATTAAAAATAATAGAAAAACTTAGATTAGAAATAGATAATCAAAATACAATAAGTTCTTTAATGGGAATAGAGGGAAATATTAGAGAAAATTATTACACTTCGTGGAATAAAATAGTTGATTATAAATTTGAAAAAAGAATAAAAAAACCGCCAGATAATATAATAAATACTTTGATATCATTTGTAAATTCACTTATTTATACAACTACATTATCTGAAATATATAAAACTTACTTAAATCCAACAATTAGTTTTTTACATGAACCTGGAGAAAGAAGATTTTCGTTAAGTTTAGACATATCAGAAATATTTAAACCATTAATAGTTGATAGAATGATTTTTACATTATTAAATAAAAAAATGATAACAGAAAAAGATTTTTTGGAAA
This genomic interval from Marinitoga hydrogenitolerans DSM 16785 contains the following:
- the cas4 gene encoding CRISPR-associated protein Cas4 → MVTGIEFYYYFVCKRKLWFFTHGISMEDENEDVKIGKLIEENYYKNSQKNIMINEEINIDYIKKKNVLHEIKKSQSLEEASIWQLKYYIYYLNKRGVNIKYGIIDYPKIKKRIKIEYNLEDEKIIEKVLIDINNIKESRNLPKKIDNKICKKCAYYEFCYI
- the cas1b gene encoding type I-B CRISPR-associated endonuclease Cas1b translates to MKKTIYIFSSGKLQRKDNSLILINKNGKSYIPIEVVSDMYVFGEITINSSLLNFLSQKNILIHFFNYYGFYTGTFYPKETKIAGKILVAQVKHYLDKDLRLDIAKRIINSASYNIFRNLRYYNGRNKNLEKELKIIEKLRLEIDNQNTISSLMGIEGNIRENYYTSWNKIVDYKFEKRIKKPPDNIINTLISFVNSLIYTTTLSEIYKTYLNPTISFLHEPGERRFSLSLDISEIFKPLIVDRMIFTLLNKKMITEKDFLEKLNGLYLKESARKIILKEYDERLNRKIFHKELKKNVSYKFLIRLECYKIIKHLLKDKEYEGFKLWW